DNA from Thermococcus argininiproducens:
ATAAAGTAAGAGATAATGGAGAATTGCAAGCTGAGTCATGTCTCCTACTTCCCTTAAATATTTATCTTTAAGGTCTCTCATGAGAGTGTTCCTGTAGCTTTCAATAGTCCTTAATGCTTCAACTACCTGTTCAAGTTTTTTATTTGCATCCACAAATGCTCTTACCATAGCATGCAAGTCCTTTGGAGATTTTTCAAGTTCATCAAGTTTAATTTCAAATCTTTCAAACCTCTCTGGAGTTTTCAAATCAAGCCCTTTATACCAAAATATGTTTGGGGTAACAGTTACGAGAAAGGTTTTAGAGACTGCTATAGAATAATACTTTCTTGTGGGCCCAATAAAACCTTCTTCTTTCTCATAAGACTTTAACACTCCTTCTCGTTCCATGATCTTCAAGTGCTTAGAAACCGCTGTGGAGGATACATTAACTTTACTGCTAAGCAGACTAAAGTAACACTCCGTGCATGTTAAGTGACTAAGTAAGTCTCTCCTCACCTTGTTGCCCAAGATGTAAAATATATCTGGTTCAGACATGTTGCCCACCTACCCAAATCTGTATCGTAAAGTTTATATACCGTCATCTTAACCTCTGGTTGAAAACCCTAAATTTGTAAAGACCTCGTATGTAGGTTGCACCCGAAGGTTAAAAAGCTTTAGTTTGAAACTGATTGGAGGTGTGTGAAATGGCACTTATTAGTGATGGAGATAAGAAGATAATTAAAGAGGAGTTCTTTTCAAAACTTGTCAACCCGGTCAAAATAATCGTGTTCATCGGAAAAGAGAACTGCCAATACTGTGACCAGTTAAAGCAACTAGTCCACGAAATAAGCGAGTTAAGTGATCTTGTGACTTACGAAATTCACGACTTCGATAATGAAAAAGACCTAGCAGAAAAGTACAGGATAGATGTTGCTCCTGCGGTTGTAATAACCCAAGACGGGAAAGACCTAGGCGTTAGATACTTTGGCCTTCCAGCTGGCCATGAATTTGGATCATTCCTCGAGGATATAGTAGATGTCTCAAAGGGTGAAACAGACCTCTTAGAAGAAACCAAAGAAGTACTTAGAGGGATCAACAAGGACGTGCAGATCTATGTTTTTGTTACCCCTACATGCCCATACTGTCCAATGGCAGTTAGAATGGCCCACAAATTTGCAATTGAAAATGCCC
Protein-coding regions in this window:
- the pdo gene encoding protein disulfide oxidoreductase — protein: MALISDGDKKIIKEEFFSKLVNPVKIIVFIGKENCQYCDQLKQLVHEISELSDLVTYEIHDFDNEKDLAEKYRIDVAPAVVITQDGKDLGVRYFGLPAGHEFGSFLEDIVDVSKGETDLLEETKEVLRGINKDVQIYVFVTPTCPYCPMAVRMAHKFAIENALGGNDKILGDMIEAIEFPGLAEQYNVMAVPKVVIRVNGEDKVSFEGAYPEKMFLEKLLEALE
- the surR gene encoding sulfur metabolism transcriptional regulator SurR gives rise to the protein MSEPDIFYILGNKVRRDLLSHLTCTECYFSLLSSKVNVSSTAVSKHLKIMEREGVLKSYEKEEGFIGPTRKYYSIAVSKTFLVTVTPNIFWYKGLDLKTPERFERFEIKLDELEKSPKDLHAMVRAFVDANKKLEQVVEALRTIESYRNTLMRDLKDKYLREVGDMTQLAILHYLLLYDTTTVEELSDVLNLKEREVREKVEELSRVIPLIIKEDTIKIDKEAL